ACATAGACATCGAGACGCAACACCATCCACTCGTCAATATCGGACTGAAACTCCAGAATCAGGATCAAAAACACACTGCTAAAACATGTAACTGAAAATTGTAATTAATTTATTACATGACATAAATATTACTGGATGGCCGTCCAGTCAACCCCTCCTCCCTGCCCCCTTCAACCGGACATCGGTGGTCTGGGCCTGCCAGCAACCATCCATAAATCGCGCATACCCGCACCTGTCCCTGCCTGGAAAAGGCACAGACCCTGGGACAGAATCCCGTGCGTTGAAAAGGCACAGACCCTGGGACAGAATCCCGTGCGTGGCCCCAGCCAATCCGGCATGGAGTCAAGCGGATACAGAACCAGAACGGCAACCTTGCAGGCTGACGCTACTTGTACGCATCACTCGCGCTGATCAACCCATAATCACAGGTCATTTCTTCGCCGGGATAAATTTTGCGCACGGCGACACAATCACCATTGGGCCGGTCCAGGCAATTGGGTTGCTTGGAATGGTTCATGAAACGCATGTTGTCGCAGTAGGTCTGGAAGGCGGTCTGGGTTGCCCTGTCCGTGAAAATTGAATAATCCATAAAAAAATCATCGAGTTGTTGCGGCAATCCCTCCCTTTCCACCACGACATCCCATTGGGTGAGTCTGCCGACCAGTGTGCCTTCTTCAATCACCTGATTGGCAAACAGGCCGATGCCATGAATCTGTGAGGGACCAATGACTGTCTTGACGAGTAACATGGATCGTATTCATCTCCGGGCAAAGTATTGAAGTCACGACAACATCCGCCGGGACCATTCCGCAGGACAAGCGCACGATACACGAATGCACGCAACAGTGGAAGAATCCCGTTTTGTTTCGTCAATTATTTTTTTTCGGGTTTCCCGGTCATTCAAGACGCCTTGATCTTGCGGATGACGGCAATGGTCTGTTGCACATTTTCCAGGGGCTGATCCGGCCCCGAAGGGAGGGTGACCACACGCCCGCTGTAACGCAACGAATTGGGAAAATCCCGTCTGGCAACACCCAGATGCGGAAACAGATGCAGGCTGACCGGATGCGGATTGACCTCGATGCCGTTCTCCCGCATTTCCTGGACAAACGAAGCACGTTCATCGACCAGATATTCCGCCCGCAGGGGAATTTCCCCCGCCGCCAGATCGACCGGCACGGTTTGCAGATCCGGAAGATTTTGCAAACCTGCAACATAACTCTCCTGGATGGCGCGTTGCCGGGCGACACGTCCATCCAGACGTGCCATCTGGGCGAGACCCACGGCGGCCTGAATATCCGTCAATTTGCAATTGCTGCCCAGCATGTGGATGGGTTCGTCCAGGGAACCGCCACTCAGACCCTGATTGCGCAGGCGACGCAGATGATTGCGGTCGGACTCCGAGTGGCACACCACAAAACCACCCTGGCCCGTCGTCAGGAGCTTGGCCAGCCCCAGGGAAAAACAACCAAAACGCCCCAAAGTACCCAGACAGCGACCGTGGCGTTGGGAAAGAAAGGCCTGGCAGGCATCTTCCACCACGGGAATGCCCCGCCCGGCAGCCAGGGGCAGAATGGCATCCATCTGCGCCGCATGACCGTTCAGATGGACCGGAACAATCACCCGGGTGCGCGGGGTGATGGCTTCGGCAAGGCGCTCGGGATCCATGACCGGTCGGGATGGTTCCACATCCACCAGAACCACCCTGGCCCCCAGCAACAAGGCGGCATTGGCGGTTGC
This genomic stretch from Magnetococcales bacterium harbors:
- a CDS encoding DegT/DnrJ/EryC1/StrS family aminotransferase, with translation MGHPPIRGWQIDVGAAEIARIAEAIQARQISQGPLTEEFEAALAHRLGVPHVVCTTSGTSALMLSYLALGVGPGSEVVIPDRTYVATANAALLLGARVVLVDVEPSRPVMDPERLAEAITPRTRVIVPVHLNGHAAQMDAILPLAAGRGIPVVEDACQAFLSQRHGRCLGTLGRFGCFSLGLAKLLTTGQGGFVVCHSESDRNHLRRLRNQGLSGGSLDEPIHMLGSNCKLTDIQAAVGLAQMARLDGRVARQRAIQESYVAGLQNLPDLQTVPVDLAAGEIPLRAEYLVDERASFVQEMRENGIEVNPHPVSLHLFPHLGVARRDFPNSLRYSGRVVTLPSGPDQPLENVQQTIAVIRKIKAS
- a CDS encoding SET domain-containing protein produces the protein MLLVKTVIGPSQIHGIGLFANQVIEEGTLVGRLTQWDVVVEREGLPQQLDDFFMDYSIFTDRATQTAFQTYCDNMRFMNHSKQPNCLDRPNGDCVAVRKIYPGEEMTCDYGLISASDAYK